TCCCGCCGCGCCCCGGCCATCGTCGTGGGCCCGCCCTGGCCGTATCGCCGGCGAAGCGGCTCTCCCGCTGCCGACCCCCGCCGCGGCACGGGAAGTGCGACCGGACTCGGCTTGCTCGTGGCGCTTCGGCGCCGAAATGGTGTGGTCGCCGCTGTTCGGTGCCGTCGCCGGTGACGCGCTGCCGTGCCCGGCTTCCGAGGGGCGCTTCGGCGCCGAAGGAGCGGGCACCACATCCCGCACGGCCGCGGACGGTGCGTCACCCTGCTCGACTTCGCTCTGCCGTTCGACATCGCTCCCCTGAGCACGCACCACGCTTTGCTGCACCGTTTCCGTATCGCGCCGCGCCGGCTTGCTCACGGTTCGCGCGCCGTTGACCGAGCCGCGACCGCCGGTGCCCCGCGTGCCCCGGGGCCGTGCCGGGTCGGAAGGGGTACGCGCAACTTTTTCCGACTTCTCTCCGTGTTCGCGACCTGTCGGTACGGCGGGCTGCCTCGCACCGTCTCCACTCTCGGTCCGAATCTGTACAGCACTCGATGCCATGGAAGACGATGAAACCCGGCACCCAAGCACTGCCCGCCGGCCGGCTCTGTCGGAACACGCTACCGCTTTCTGCGTTCGCACCCCCCGCCGGCACCCGGTTGACTGCTCGCACACCCGCCCCCAGGGCCGGGCGCAAGCCGGTGCGCCGGTGCGCCGGTCCGCTGGCGCGTTCGGTCTGACCCGCGTCCGAACCGACTACCAGCCCTGAACGATCATTCTCCCGACGCGCCCGCGCGCCGCGACGCTTCCTGGATCGGCGAAATCCCTCCGTCATCCAAGCCAACCCCACCCTTGTCAATCTCTCCGTGCTTCAACACCTCAAGCGTGAGATCGTCCTGGACGCGCCGTGGTACCCGGCGCTCTCCGCCCGCTACCGTTGACGCACGGGGCCGGAACGGTGCACCTTATTCATTAGTTGATAACCAAGTACGTGGAGACATGGGGTTCTCTCCCACGCGCCGGAGGCCGCCCCGTCCGCGGCGCAGCGCAGGTCGAGGTGTTTCGCAAGTCGATTCACCTGACGATCGCGGCGGTGCCTGCCATCGCCGCGGTCGACGTGCTGGCCGCGGCCGGCCTGCTGGCGGTGGGTATCGCGATCTACGCCGCCGCCGAGCAGGCGCGCATCGCCGGCGTGCGCGTGGCGCTGATCTCCGAGCTCACCGTGCTGGCGCTGCGCGAGCGCGACCGGCAGGGTTTCGTGCTCGGTCCGGTCACGCTGGGACTGGGTGCGATGCTGGCCCTGATGCTGTACCCGGAGCCCGCGGCATCGGTGGCCATCTACGCGCTGGCGTTCGGGGACAGCGCGGCGGCGGTCGTGGGCACGGCGGTGGGCCGCATCCGCATTCCCCTTACCGGGGGCAAGAGCGTAGCGGGCACGGCGGCGTGCTTCCTGGCCGTGCTGGCCGTCACGCTGCACGTCACCGGCAATCTGAACGCCTCCCTGGCCGTCGCCGCCGCCGCTGCGCTGCTGGAGGCGGCCCCGACGCGCGACTACGACAACCTGCTGGTCCCTGCGGGCGTCGGCCTGGTCGCCATGGCGGTGCTGTAGCGTTCCGAGACCGCCTTCCGCGCCACCCACCCGCCGCGGGCAGCGCCACCCGCGACGCGGCCTCTCCCCATCCGCGCCACCGCCGCGTGGACCGTGCTCGCGGTGCCGCAACGCCCTCGATCAGGCGCGAGCGGACAGGCGCAGCGGCGAACCGGTTTGACAGGAGCGCGTGCCCATCGGCAAGTTCACGCCATGACAGCGCTTCGCAACATCGGCATCATCACCAGCGGCGGCGACGCCGGCGGACTCAACGGGGTCATCCGCGGCGCCGCCGGCATGTGCCGGCATCTCGGCATCGGCGCCCGCGTCATTCCCAACGGTTACGCCGGCCTGTACAACCTCGTCGACATCGACCGCCTGGTGCGGCTGGACGCGGAGCGGGTGGACCGCATCGACGCCACCCGCGCCGGCTCCGAGGCGGGTCACTCGCGGGTCAAGATCTCCCGCATCGACGACCCGGACAAGTACGACCGCATCGTACGCGGGCTCGCCCGGCACCGGATCGACGCGCTGGTGATCTCCGGCGGCGACGACACCGGCAGCGTGGTGGTGGACTTGGTCGAGCACGGCATCCGCTGCGTGCACGCGCCCAAGACGATGGACCTGGACCTGCAGACCTACTCGGTCGGCGGCGACTCGGCGGTCAACCGCATCGCGCAGATGGTGCAGGATGCCAAGACCACCGGCACCACCCACAACCGCATCATGATTACCGAGGTGTTCGGCCGCTACGCCGGCCACACCGCCCTGCGCGGCGGCCTGGCCGCGGACGCCGACTGCATCCTGCTGCCGGAGGTGCCGGCCGACATGGACGTCGTGTACGCGCACGCCAAGGAGCGCCTGTACCGGCGCGTGCGCGGCAGCGACGTGCGCGCCGGCACCTACACCATCGTGGTGGCCGAGGGGCTGCGCGACGCCGGCGGCGCCGTGATGACCGACGCCGGCGCGGGCGTGGACGCGTTCGGCCACGGCAAGCTGGCCGGCGCCGGCAAGTACGTGCGCCAGTCGCTGGAACGGCGCATCGCCGCCGACCCCGACACCGAGGCCTACATGCGCGGCACCGGCCAGTTCGTGGCCGGCATCTACGAGGCCCCCGAAGTGCGCGAGCTGACCCCCAGCCACCTGGTGCGCTCCGGTCCCTCGACCGCCTACGACGTGAATTTCGGCAAGCAGATCGGCGCCGGCGCGGTGGCCCTGCTGGCGGCCGGCATCTCCGGTGTCACCGTGGCCGGCGGCGATGCCGGCGAGGTGCGCTACCTGGCCACCGCGGCCGCCATCGAGCAGTGCCACGTGGCGCAGGAGACGGTGGCCTTCTACGAGGCGCTCGGCGTGTGCTTCGGCCGCGCACCGGTCACCGTGGAGCTGCGCCCGCGCAAGGTCAGCGCCCTCGACCAGCGCTACCTGTAACCGCGACTCGCTGATCAGCCGCCGCGGGCGGAACCGCGGCGGCTGATCGCGTTCAGTGCGCCCTCTCCGGCGGCGCGCCGGTGCGGCGCCGCCGCGCATATCGCCCGCCGGCACCGGCGGCCACGGCACCGGCTGCGTGCTGCGGCGGCACGGGCGTGAACCGTACATGCCTGATCCGGGAGGGCCGGCCGGCGGGCAATGCTTGGGCGTCGGTCTTCGGCGTCTTCCATGTATGGAGTGGCCGTACAGGCTCCGCGGATCGGAGGCAGACCTCTATCGGACATCGTGTCCGAGGATCGCGGTTGATCGCTCACGTCGGTGAACCGGTGCCGCGCCGCGGCGTGTACGCGCGCCGCGTCAGGTACTCCGCAACCCGGTCGGGCAGCAGCCGGCGTACGAGGCGCAGCAGCGGCGCCGCGCGACCACAGGCGACGATAGGCGGCGGCCGGCGCCGGCCGAGCACCCGCAGCAGCCGGTGCGCGACCACCTCCGGTCCCGGCGCCGCGGCCATCTTGGCGGCCCGCGCCGCGCTGACGCGCTCGAAGGCGCCGCCGAAGACCGAGCCGTGCGCCGCATGCTGCAACGGCGTGGTACCGGTGGCGATGTCGCCCGGTTCGAGCAGCACCACCGCCACCCCGTGCGCGGCCAGCTCGCCGCGCAGCGCCAGCGTGTAGGCGCGCAGCGCGCCCTTGGAGGCGGCGTAATAGGCATGGAACGGTACCGGGTACTCGGCGATCAGCGAGCCGACGTTCACCAGGTACGCGGGCCGCTCCGCCGCCGCACCCGCGCGCAGCAGCGGCAGCAGCAACTGGGCCAGCCGCGCCGCCCCCCACAGGTTGATCTCGAACACCTCGCGGGCGCGTTCCAGCGGAAACTCCTCCGCCGCCCCCAGCGCCCCCACCCCGGCATTGTTGATCACCGCCGCCAGCCCCCCCGGCCCGCCACCCGCCGCCGCTTCGACCACGCCGCCGGCGCCGCCCCCACCCGCGGCCACGCACCCCGCCCCTGCGCCGACGCCACCCACGCCGGCTGCACCCGCGGCTGCGCGCGCCGCACCCGCGCCCGCGGCGTCCTCCGAACAACGATCCGCGGCCCTGGCCGCACCGCGCGCCGTTGCGCCCACCGCGGCTGCGAAGTGCTCGATCGACCCTTCGTCGGTCAGGTCGAGGCGCACCGCGCGC
The DNA window shown above is from Spirochaetaceae bacterium and carries:
- a CDS encoding phosphatidate cytidylyltransferase; its protein translation is MITKYVETWGSLPRAGGRPVRGAAQVEVFRKSIHLTIAAVPAIAAVDVLAAAGLLAVGIAIYAAAEQARIAGVRVALISELTVLALRERDRQGFVLGPVTLGLGAMLALMLYPEPAASVAIYALAFGDSAAAVVGTAVGRIRIPLTGGKSVAGTAACFLAVLAVTLHVTGNLNASLAVAAAAALLEAAPTRDYDNLLVPAGVGLVAMAVL
- a CDS encoding 6-phosphofructokinase, yielding MTALRNIGIITSGGDAGGLNGVIRGAAGMCRHLGIGARVIPNGYAGLYNLVDIDRLVRLDAERVDRIDATRAGSEAGHSRVKISRIDDPDKYDRIVRGLARHRIDALVISGGDDTGSVVVDLVEHGIRCVHAPKTMDLDLQTYSVGGDSAVNRIAQMVQDAKTTGTTHNRIMITEVFGRYAGHTALRGGLAADADCILLPEVPADMDVVYAHAKERLYRRVRGSDVRAGTYTIVVAEGLRDAGGAVMTDAGAGVDAFGHGKLAGAGKYVRQSLERRIAADPDTEAYMRGTGQFVAGIYEAPEVRELTPSHLVRSGPSTAYDVNFGKQIGAGAVALLAAGISGVTVAGGDAGEVRYLATAAAIEQCHVAQETVAFYEALGVCFGRAPVTVELRPRKVSALDQRYL
- a CDS encoding SDR family NAD(P)-dependent oxidoreductase; the protein is MVALTGASRGIGLAAARALCAAGYTVVAGARDVRPLAAARLGGDLRAVRLDLTDEGSIEHFAAAVGATARGAARAADRCSEDAAGAGAARAAAGAAGVGGVGAGAGCVAAGGGGAGGVVEAAAGGGPGGLAAVINNAGVGALGAAEEFPLERAREVFEINLWGAARLAQLLLPLLRAGAAAERPAYLVNVGSLIAEYPVPFHAYYAASKGALRAYTLALRGELAAHGVAVVLLEPGDIATGTTPLQHAAHGSVFGGAFERVSAARAAKMAAAPGPEVVAHRLLRVLGRRRPPPIVACGRAAPLLRLVRRLLPDRVAEYLTRRAYTPRRGTGSPT